ATTAAGTGAATTTTCATACACACAGAGCACATTAGATATTCTCTCTCTTATTTGAAGCTCCCACAAAAGtctgtataatttagaggaactAATTAAATAGCCATcataaaaactgaataaattctGCAGAAATGGCAGTAACTTACCTAAAACAACTCTCAAGTCCTCACCATCCAAGTGCAATACCCATGTATTGGTAGTTTTTGATCTGTTCTCCATGTACTTCTTGAGACTTTTCCCATTAATTTCCAGAGTATATTCATAAGCAAAACCACTGATAGCATCTATATTTATGGTTGCTTTTGTCTTGGCAGCTCCAACACAGAAGGTTTCTTTGCCCACTAATTTGAACATCCATTCTTTTCTTATCTCTTCCtaggtttaaaaatatatgtgtatatatataaatatttaaaagataaaaatggaagaaaattgatatttaattttagaaataatgtgAGACTTCAAAGTTTCCAAATGGCAaagtcatttatatatttttttaaactcataaTGCCAAGGTTTTAGAAAATAAGGCATTAAGTTTAAATATTAGATTTATATTGGAAGAATTGgtataattattattagtttCCTTTGTAGAGCAAAATGATATAGGCCCAGAACATAAAGAAAACCACTATAAGAAAAAAGCCCTGACTTCACATGAAGAAACTACATTAATAAAATCAAGTTTCTCTGTGaccatattttataaagtaacatttttttcctaccttCCCATCTACATACACCACCCGTTTGCCAGATGTAGTTCCATGTTCGAATTCAATCTTGTGGACTCCATCACTTAAAGCAACCTCCCAGACTGCTACGAGATCTGTCATTTTTTCCAGGCTATAAAGAGGGCTAAAGggataaaacaaaactattataATGGGTCAAAATCAGTAACAGAATAATTAATCCTTCCAAGATGAAAATATCAGACTCTTGAAACtcgtaaaattaaaaatattgaagtgaTATTTCCTAAGAAATCCTACTTACAGAACATGTAACTACTTTCTCCTTCTTATTTACTCTTCCCTTAAGAGACGACTACTATGTATGGGTATATAGTCCGATAATTCCAAAGTCACCTTAATACTAATAGGATTAAGAATCCGTTTATCCTGCATAGTGTTCTAGACCAGAATATACATGGAAAGTTCAGTAAAAAGTCTCTCTTCCTTACCAATTAACAAAACtcaatatgtaattattttttgtttttcagatctGATCACTATAAAACAAAAACTCTCCAAACTTTTCATACTTAAACTAATGATTAGGAATTCATCTTATCAAAAAAGATTctaatttactaatttattttaccAAGACTGAGGGGAGAAAATAGTCATGGAAGAAATATcctattattataataaaaataatacaaaaaatgcTAGGAAAACAGCAATTCTTAGCATTATtgtagaaaaaatttttaaaagaattctttgccaaaaaatttaaataatattttatattattatattattattttaacatatgtatCATGTGAATGgcataatataaaattaacatattgATATTGAAATAGATTTTAGCTTTGAGAGAAACACCATTTATTACAGTAATAATGATCATAACTAAGTGTATACTGTGTGCCAACTGTTCTgaactttacatatattaacttatAGTACTCTTCACAAGATGGGCACGACTAGTACCCTTACTTTACAGATAAGTCTCACAGAGAATAAGGGCTTGCCTGAGGTCACAATGACATCAACTGGCAGAaatgggggttttgtttgttttgagacagggtctcactatgttgcctaggctggccttgaactcttgagCTCAAGTGACCCTCCAaactcagccttccaagtagctgggaccacaggagTGTGCTATCACTCCATGCCTGGCTTAAATGGCAAAAACTTCGGAGTTAAACCTAAGACTCTGGCTGTTTCTTCCCATCTTCTTTCTTGTTCACTGTAATCTCCTCTTTTGTATGCTTTAAATCATAGATATTAAAAGGACTTGGTATAATTTTGAAGTGGTTGCCAAGAACTCTGTGCTGAGAGGGATCTGGAGACCTCACATGAAGTTTCAGTGGGAAAGGATGACATGCTAGTGGTGGCTACCTCCACGTAGGTATTCACTCCCCTTGCTCTAAATCAGAAATCAGAACCGTGCATTCTGCAATGTCACAAAATGTGTCCTTAACAGAGTAGACTGGATAAATAACTCTTCTGAATTATCCTAGCAATTTTGAAGCGTTCAAAAGCTAGTCTTATTACAATGCAGGACATTACCTTTCGTCATCTTCAAAGATAGGACTGTCATCTCCAGATGCCATGGTTGGCAAAACAGTCTTTAATCCATTTAGCagccaggaaagaaaaaagcagaattGCAGCAGAGAAAGGTTGAAAGCAACAATGATGACATCTACAAAGGGCTTTTCTAACTttgcaattcatttcttaaattgcATGCAGTTTCTGATGAAACACTTTTTACATACAATAGAATTGCAATCTTTTAATTTTCAGAGAGAGAAGTAAAACCATGCAAATCAACCATTCATATATCTTTCTCTTGtggatttctaatttcttttcttttcttttttttttaatccacagcccattttgtttcatttcatttttattttgagacagggtctcaccaaattgctcaggccttgctaagttgttgagttgaacttgcaatcctcccgcttcagcctctgagccactgagattaaagGCATGCCACCACGCTCAGCTCCTATCATTTCTTAAAAGTATAATTTCTCAACACTAGAAATAAATTCTAGTGTATTTCAAGTATTATAGAATATCAGGGCTACAAGAGCCCTAAGAGATCCTCTAGGTCCCATGCTTCTTAAACTGAAGCACAAGAAGCCCCAAGGGTTTGAGGCTGTGGATCAGAGAATATATAAAACTCCAAGGTAAACAGGATGCTTCTGCAGTGTTACAGGGTGGTAACCAACTTATAATGCAATTTGTACAGTGCATTTTGGAGggtaaaaatttaagattttaaaaatgccagtCCCAAATGAGAAATTTGTAGGAAGTAGTCGGGATATGGTGGTTTGCATTCTAAGAATGAACTTAATTTGCCCACTAACTTAATTTCATTTAGATTATTAGTGCCAATAATGGATCCACAAAACTGACATGACTCCCTCAGGTCACTATCAGGGTTTAAATCAGAACTACAGCCCAGTACTGTGTAATCAAGAAATGAGTAACTAGACTGCAGTGCTAATTAAATTTTACTAAAACCAAAagcacacacatactcacatgcACAGGAAACCCTCCACATTAGAAGATTTGGAATTAAGAGTTGCACTCCTGCTGAACTATCATAAATTCAACTACTTTTTGGTTCCAATATCTACCCTGGCTTTAGTCTTCTCCTTAATAAGTGTCTAAGAGCATGCTCTCGTTGCTAAAAATGAGACAACGCAAATCCTCTCAGGCTGGGAACATCCAGATGCCACATTgttgaaaaaatgttaaagaagagATTGACaccattaaaaaaattccaatggGCAACTGgcaaagaaaaactaagaatcaaGCAGAGATTTGTACTTAAAAtaagtcctttttttatttatttaagtactgC
This Marmota flaviventris isolate mMarFla1 chromosome 8, mMarFla1.hap1, whole genome shotgun sequence DNA region includes the following protein-coding sequences:
- the Faim gene encoding fas apoptotic inhibitory molecule 1; the protein is MTDLVAVWEVALSDGVHKIEFEHGTTSGKRVVYVDGKEEIRKEWMFKLVGKETFCVGAAKTKATINIDAISGFAYEYTLEINGKSLKKYMENRSKTTNTWVLHLDGEDLRVVLEKDTMDVWCNGKKMETAGEFVDDGTETHFSVGSHSCYIKAVSSGKRKEGIIHTLIVDNREIPEMLE